A single window of Acidimicrobiia bacterium DNA harbors:
- a CDS encoding iron ABC transporter permease: MPILAIGVGLLSLAPFLYLFLAGFSYESIRKLFAYPTTWPDIRRTVGLALAVSAASVAIGISAAMLVIRTDVPFRKFLTVLFALPLAIPSFVSAYAIYSANLVFNPHSDFITSFLGAVAVLTLSLYPYVFLACVIAVRNLDPAQEEAARSLSHHPFRVFWKVSFPQLRPALAGSIMIVVLHVLSDYGTMVQLRQRTLTTTIMAEMIDYGDYTSARSLSLLLVVLTLGFLVLGRLFSGRPIPLSVASQTVRPPNKIRLQRARIPVFLAALIVPLAGVAPTFYMTFRGLNSPRQAIVVNWSQVFASAGTTLNYALWAGLVTTAMALPVSWWLNRKPSMFSHLTERSVWLAHSIPNAVLALSLVFLATRLVPSFYKTPTLLILAYVIMFLPLAVSNQGVGLQAAAPKFEEAAAALGSNSWERFRRVSLPIAFPGIATGALLVGLDASKELTSTLMLLPFNVQTLATGLWGTTNGESLDFTAAAPYALMLVILGSIPVYFIARRTVRYID; the protein is encoded by the coding sequence GTGCCGATTCTTGCCATTGGCGTCGGCCTTCTATCTTTAGCGCCCTTTCTATATCTCTTCCTGGCGGGTTTTTCCTACGAATCGATCCGTAAGCTGTTCGCCTACCCCACTACCTGGCCCGATATCAGGCGGACCGTGGGGCTGGCGCTGGCCGTTTCAGCAGCGTCGGTAGCAATCGGTATCAGCGCGGCAATGCTTGTGATTCGAACCGACGTACCGTTTCGCAAGTTCCTCACGGTGCTTTTTGCTCTGCCTCTAGCTATTCCCAGCTTTGTCAGTGCTTATGCCATCTATTCAGCCAACCTCGTTTTTAACCCGCACTCCGACTTCATAACGTCATTTCTGGGTGCGGTAGCGGTATTAACCCTGTCGCTCTACCCCTACGTTTTTCTGGCTTGCGTTATAGCGGTTCGAAATCTTGACCCGGCTCAAGAAGAGGCAGCCCGAAGCTTGAGCCATCATCCGTTCCGAGTGTTTTGGAAAGTCAGCTTTCCGCAACTGCGTCCGGCGTTGGCTGGCAGCATCATGATCGTGGTTCTACATGTGCTGTCCGATTACGGCACGATGGTTCAACTGCGTCAGCGCACGCTTACCACCACCATCATGGCTGAGATGATTGACTATGGCGACTACACCTCCGCACGTTCGCTTTCGCTTCTATTGGTGGTCTTGACCTTAGGTTTTCTAGTGCTCGGACGGTTATTCTCCGGTCGCCCCATTCCCCTCAGTGTGGCCTCGCAAACCGTTAGACCACCGAACAAGATTCGCCTACAGCGCGCCCGAATTCCAGTCTTTTTGGCGGCACTTATCGTTCCTTTAGCTGGCGTCGCACCTACGTTTTATATGACGTTTCGAGGACTCAACTCACCACGCCAAGCAATTGTGGTCAACTGGTCGCAGGTATTCGCCTCGGCCGGAACAACCTTGAATTATGCGCTGTGGGCCGGTTTGGTCACTACGGCCATGGCGCTACCGGTGAGCTGGTGGCTCAATCGCAAACCATCAATGTTTTCGCATCTAACCGAGCGTTCTGTCTGGCTGGCACATTCAATACCCAACGCCGTTTTGGCCTTATCGTTGGTGTTTTTAGCAACCCGTCTAGTTCCCAGCTTCTATAAGACACCGACTCTATTGATCTTGGCCTACGTAATTATGTTTTTGCCGTTGGCGGTCTCGAACCAAGGGGTTGGCCTTCAAGCCGCTGCCCCCAAATTTGAGGAAGCAGCGGCTGCCCTTGGCAGCAATAGCTGGGAACGCTTTCGCCGTGTGTCGTTGCCGATAGCCTTTCCAGGAATCGCCACCGGTGCGCTTTTGGTTGGGTTGGATGCCAGCAAAGAGCTCACCTCTACCCTTATGTTGTTGCCATTCAACGTTCAAACCTTGGCCACTGGTTTGTGGGGTACCACCAACGGTGAATCGCTTGACTTTACCGCAGCCGCGCCTTATGCCTTGATGCTGGTCATTTTGGGTTCAATTCCTGTTTATTTCATTGCCCGACGCACTGTTCGCTACATCGACTAG
- a CDS encoding carboxymuconolactone decarboxylase family protein yields the protein MSEPVNIHEKFPAGGQALARIEIAVRKSGLPSSTIELVKTRSSQINGCAFCLDMHHKDARAAGETEERLYMLNAWREATCYTEEERAALALTEAITMISEAHVPAEVEDEARKHYSDELYAALVFAIIAINSWNRAAIASHSEPGLYQPGQFDQ from the coding sequence ATGTCTGAACCAGTCAATATTCATGAGAAGTTTCCTGCTGGCGGCCAGGCGCTAGCCCGTATTGAAATCGCGGTCCGCAAAAGTGGTCTCCCCAGCTCTACTATCGAACTGGTAAAGACGCGTTCCAGCCAGATAAATGGTTGTGCTTTCTGTCTCGATATGCACCACAAGGATGCCCGCGCCGCTGGTGAAACTGAAGAACGGCTATACATGCTAAATGCCTGGCGTGAAGCAACTTGCTACACCGAGGAAGAACGTGCGGCGCTGGCGCTTACTGAAGCCATCACAATGATCTCCGAAGCACACGTGCCAGCCGAGGTTGAAGACGAAGCGCGCAAGCATTATTCCGATGAACTCTATGCCGCTTTGGTGTTTGCCATTATTGCTATCAACTCGTGGAACCGTGCTGCCATTGCCTCGCATTCTGAACCGGGCCTATATCAACCGGGCCAATTCGACCAATAG
- a CDS encoding MBL fold metallo-hydrolase: MKFIQYYLDCLSHASYLVADESSGVAVVVDPRRDIQIYLDDAHEAGLEIRYVIETHFHADFLSGHLELAEATGAEIIYGAAANPAFPIRRVRTGERLMLGDDSGVVLEFRETPGHTPESISVVVWESANESEPHSVLTGDTLFIGDVGRPDLLASVGVTADDLARSLYDSLHSQLMVLPDATRVYPAHGAGSACGKNLSTETTSTIGEQRQMNYAVQPMGVEEFVKVVTEGQPTMPGYFGFNANLNKSERSLIDVSAPLPLSLEQVLAAQADGAIAIDTRDSIDFAHGHFVGSINVGLDGRFAEYVGSVIEPGTSLIIIADPGAEVEAKTRLARIGFDQVVGYLQGGMGDLLEHQELIERGSRLGVYEVRQRGLATSTQMIDIRNPGETALGTIANAKTIPLPQLRDRVGEIDLNQPVIVFCAGGYRSSVGASLLRTLGARDVSDLLGGYDAWMDAQRMAVVNR, from the coding sequence GTGAAGTTCATCCAGTACTATCTAGATTGTCTTTCCCATGCCAGCTATCTGGTGGCAGATGAGAGCTCTGGCGTCGCCGTTGTGGTTGACCCCAGGCGCGACATCCAGATCTATCTTGATGACGCCCATGAAGCTGGCCTTGAGATTCGCTACGTCATTGAAACCCATTTCCATGCTGACTTTCTCTCGGGCCACCTCGAATTGGCTGAAGCAACCGGGGCCGAAATTATTTATGGCGCTGCAGCCAATCCGGCTTTTCCCATCCGTCGGGTCCGCACCGGCGAGCGACTCATGCTTGGGGATGATTCAGGAGTGGTGCTTGAATTCCGTGAAACGCCCGGTCACACGCCCGAATCTATAAGTGTGGTCGTTTGGGAAAGCGCGAACGAAAGTGAACCGCATTCGGTCTTGACTGGCGACACCTTGTTCATTGGCGATGTGGGCCGCCCTGACCTATTGGCCTCGGTTGGAGTGACTGCCGACGACCTGGCGCGCTCACTTTATGATTCGCTGCACTCGCAGCTGATGGTTTTGCCTGATGCTACCCGGGTGTATCCGGCCCACGGTGCTGGTTCCGCTTGTGGCAAGAATCTTTCCACTGAAACCACTTCTACTATTGGTGAACAACGGCAAATGAACTACGCCGTGCAGCCCATGGGCGTGGAAGAGTTCGTGAAAGTGGTGACCGAAGGGCAGCCCACAATGCCCGGCTATTTCGGCTTCAATGCCAATCTCAATAAATCAGAACGAAGCCTGATCGACGTCTCTGCACCGCTGCCACTGTCACTTGAGCAGGTTCTCGCAGCCCAGGCCGACGGAGCCATTGCCATTGATACCCGCGATTCGATTGATTTCGCCCACGGGCATTTTGTGGGTTCCATCAACGTTGGTCTCGACGGACGATTCGCTGAATATGTTGGCAGCGTAATTGAACCTGGCACCTCGCTGATCATCATTGCCGACCCAGGTGCCGAAGTTGAGGCCAAGACTCGCTTGGCTCGCATTGGCTTCGACCAGGTAGTTGGCTATCTCCAAGGTGGAATGGGTGATCTGCTTGAACACCAAGAACTAATAGAACGCGGCTCGAGGCTTGGGGTTTACGAGGTTAGACAACGTGGGCTTGCTACGAGCACCCAGATGATCGACATTCGCAACCCCGGGGAAACTGCGTTGGGCACTATTGCCAATGCCAAGACTATTCCTCTCCCGCAGCTGCGTGATCGGGTGGGTGAAATCGATCTCAACCAACCAGTGATCGTGTTTTGCGCCGGTGGTTATCGCTCCTCAGTGGGTGCAAGTTTGCTGCGTACCCTGGGTGCCCGAGACGTGTCTGATCTCTTGGGGGGCTACGACGCCTGGATGGATGCGCAACGAATGGCAGTCGTAAACCGATAA
- a CDS encoding DUF302 domain-containing protein: MDSFSVVLETNMADAEEAIRASLSEQGFGVLTEMDVAATLKAKIDVDRPPLKILGACNPNFAHQALQLDPTVALMLPCNVVLEATPDGGTRVSAVDPRHLMPDAAFAEVAEGAAAKLEAAIATLSK; this comes from the coding sequence ATGGACTCATTTTCGGTTGTTCTCGAGACCAACATGGCCGACGCCGAGGAAGCTATTAGGGCTTCCCTTAGCGAGCAGGGCTTTGGCGTACTCACAGAAATGGACGTTGCCGCCACCCTGAAAGCCAAAATTGACGTAGATCGACCGCCGCTGAAGATTCTTGGTGCCTGCAATCCGAACTTCGCCCACCAAGCGTTGCAACTCGATCCAACGGTAGCGCTGATGTTGCCGTGCAACGTTGTGCTCGAAGCTACTCCTGACGGTGGAACCCGTGTCAGCGCGGTCGACCCACGCCATCTAATGCCAGATGCAGCATTCGCCGAGGTGGCCGAGGGCGCAGCTGCCAAACTTGAAGCTGCGATTGCCACTCTCAGCAAATAG
- a CDS encoding enoyl-CoA hydratase-related protein, translating into MSSVQVEEIDDGITKVTMNRPDRLNAMDAELVEGLHNAFGSIGVERSTRAVILTGAGRGFCAGLDLGGYGETPGTQDEGRAPLGLATQQHIATLVPRLRSMRQPVIAAVNGPAAGGGLALALASDVRIASSSAKFNVAFVRIGLSGCDIGVSWLLPRLIGAGRAFELLLTGRIIDATEADHIGLVTRVVPEAELMDSALDTARMIRNNSPMGVWMTKEVMWSNLEVGSLQAGIDLENRTQILTSMTEDHREAMVAFLEKRDPQFKYG; encoded by the coding sequence ATGAGCAGCGTGCAGGTAGAAGAAATCGACGACGGCATCACAAAAGTCACGATGAACCGACCAGACCGGCTGAATGCTATGGATGCCGAACTAGTGGAAGGCCTACACAACGCCTTTGGCTCCATTGGTGTTGAACGATCTACTCGTGCCGTAATCCTCACCGGTGCCGGTCGCGGGTTCTGCGCTGGCTTAGACCTCGGTGGCTACGGTGAAACCCCAGGTACCCAAGATGAAGGACGGGCACCCCTGGGTTTGGCGACCCAGCAACACATTGCCACGTTGGTGCCAAGGCTTCGCTCGATGCGCCAGCCCGTGATAGCTGCCGTTAACGGACCAGCAGCTGGCGGTGGTTTGGCGCTGGCGTTGGCATCTGATGTTCGGATTGCCTCGTCGAGCGCCAAGTTTAACGTGGCCTTTGTTCGTATTGGGCTTTCTGGTTGCGACATTGGAGTCTCATGGCTCCTGCCACGTTTGATCGGCGCCGGTCGGGCCTTTGAATTGCTGTTGACTGGTCGCATCATTGATGCCACTGAAGCGGACCACATCGGCCTGGTAACCAGAGTGGTTCCCGAAGCTGAACTTATGGATTCGGCGCTTGATACGGCACGGATGATTCGTAATAACTCGCCGATGGGTGTTTGGATGACCAAAGAAGTGATGTGGTCAAACCTGGAGGTCGGTAGTTTGCAGGCTGGGATCGACCTTGAGAACCGCACACAGATTCTTACGAGCATGACTGAGGATCACCGAGAAGCCATGGTGGCCTTTCTGGAAAAGCGTGATCCTCAATTCAAATACGGTTAA
- a CDS encoding acyl-CoA synthetase, whose product MYPGNFAETSPDRPAVIMATSGETQTYRELNERSNQVAQYLRSVGLERGDHVALFMENQIHFMEIVWGALRSGIYITAINSHLTSEEVAYIVEDCEAKVFFTSRALAEVASGIDWGSLSRVTNRLMCDGNAEGFDSYEDLMAAQPTSGIADESHGTIMLYSSGTTGRPKGVIRPLPEGHPADEDDPLLSAMGMLYQFADGMAYLSPAPMYHAAPLAFSINVHRFGGVVVIMERFDPEQALQLIEKYKITHSQWVPTMFIRLLRLSEEQRNKYDLSSHKVAIHAAAPCPVPVKRDMIEWWGPVIYEYYAGTEGNGSTFITSEDWLEHPGSVGRPMVGEIHILDEDGNELGPREEGAIYFGGGGEFEYHNDPAKTAESRRSGGLSTLGDVGYLDEEGYLYLTDRKAHMIISGGVNIYPREIEDVLIQHPAVADVAVFGVPNEDFGEEVKAVIQLLDGEAAEDETKTELMNFMRQHLASYKVPRSIDFRDELPRLPTGKLYKRILVDEYKKAYEAAQG is encoded by the coding sequence ATGTATCCAGGAAATTTTGCCGAGACAAGTCCTGACCGTCCGGCAGTAATCATGGCCACATCTGGCGAAACACAGACTTATCGTGAACTTAACGAGCGTTCTAACCAAGTCGCCCAGTATTTACGTTCGGTTGGCCTTGAGCGCGGCGATCATGTGGCGCTGTTTATGGAAAACCAGATCCACTTCATGGAAATCGTGTGGGGGGCGCTACGTTCTGGCATTTATATAACTGCCATCAACAGCCATCTGACCTCAGAAGAAGTGGCATACATTGTTGAAGACTGCGAGGCCAAAGTTTTCTTCACGTCACGGGCCCTGGCCGAGGTTGCCAGTGGCATAGATTGGGGCAGTTTGTCGCGGGTCACCAATCGATTGATGTGTGACGGCAACGCCGAAGGGTTCGACTCATATGAAGACCTAATGGCGGCCCAACCCACCTCGGGCATCGCTGATGAGAGCCACGGGACCATTATGCTCTACTCATCGGGAACCACTGGTCGACCCAAAGGGGTTATTCGCCCACTGCCGGAAGGTCACCCAGCCGACGAGGACGACCCGTTGTTGAGCGCCATGGGCATGCTCTACCAGTTTGCCGATGGTATGGCATACCTTTCGCCAGCACCCATGTATCACGCTGCACCGCTGGCATTTTCTATCAACGTGCACCGTTTTGGCGGCGTGGTAGTGATCATGGAGCGGTTCGACCCCGAACAAGCGTTGCAGTTAATTGAGAAATACAAGATCACCCATAGCCAATGGGTACCAACCATGTTTATTCGCCTGTTGCGTCTGAGCGAAGAACAGCGGAATAAGTACGATCTATCGAGCCACAAAGTCGCCATTCACGCTGCTGCGCCCTGCCCGGTGCCGGTGAAGCGCGACATGATTGAGTGGTGGGGCCCGGTAATTTACGAATATTACGCTGGCACGGAAGGGAACGGTTCTACCTTCATAACCAGCGAAGACTGGCTAGAACACCCTGGTTCTGTAGGCCGACCCATGGTCGGTGAAATTCACATTCTTGACGAGGATGGTAACGAGCTTGGACCGCGTGAAGAGGGCGCTATTTACTTTGGTGGCGGCGGAGAATTCGAGTATCACAACGATCCCGCAAAAACGGCGGAATCACGGCGCTCGGGTGGTCTCAGCACCTTGGGAGACGTCGGTTACCTCGACGAAGAGGGCTACCTGTATCTAACCGATCGCAAAGCTCACATGATTATCTCTGGCGGAGTGAACATTTACCCGAGAGAAATTGAAGATGTCCTCATTCAGCATCCAGCGGTGGCCGACGTAGCAGTGTTCGGAGTGCCCAATGAAGACTTCGGTGAAGAAGTGAAAGCGGTGATTCAACTGCTTGATGGCGAAGCGGCTGAAGATGAGACGAAAACCGAACTTATGAACTTCATGCGCCAACATTTGGCCTCTTACAAAGTGCCGCGTTCGATTGATTTTCGCGATGAGCTGCCTCGTTTGCCCACCGGAAAGCTTTATAAGCGGATTCTGGTCGATGAATACAAGAAGGCCTATGAAGCCGCCCAGGGATAG
- a CDS encoding acyl-CoA dehydrogenase family protein, which produces MSFEIPQDLQDYLKVLDDFIDAEIKPLEEADDNIRFFDHRREDARTNWEAGGLPREEWEALMGEARRRADAAGHYRYPYPKEYGGQEGTNLGMAVIREHLALKGLGLHNDLQTEHSIVGNNVGLLLMIAHGTDKQKAEWIDDLAAGRNGFAFGITEPDHGSDATHMETYAVRDGDEWIINGAKTWNTGIHKAKWDLIFARTSGQAGDGTGITAFLVPTDAPGFKIEEFLWTFNMPTDHATISLTNVRVPHENIFGGEGKGLGVVQMFFNENRIRQAASSLGAAQYCINEAVEYAKVRAPFGKPLATNQGIQFPLVELQTQAEMLRALIHKTAWQMDEYGPFSVSDKVSMCNYIANRLCCDAADRAMQVHGGLGYSRHKPFEHIYRHHRRYRITEGAEEIQMRRVAGYMFGFMKQRAPKGVSEDS; this is translated from the coding sequence ATGAGCTTTGAAATACCTCAAGATTTACAGGATTATCTGAAGGTCTTAGACGATTTCATTGATGCTGAAATCAAACCGCTCGAAGAAGCTGACGACAATATTCGCTTCTTCGACCACCGCCGTGAGGATGCTCGAACCAACTGGGAAGCCGGCGGTTTGCCTCGTGAGGAGTGGGAAGCGCTCATGGGTGAAGCACGTCGTCGAGCCGACGCAGCTGGCCATTACCGTTATCCGTACCCTAAAGAATATGGTGGTCAAGAAGGCACCAACCTGGGGATGGCGGTCATACGCGAGCATCTGGCCCTCAAAGGGCTGGGGCTGCACAACGATCTACAGACCGAGCATTCCATTGTGGGGAATAACGTTGGTTTGCTATTGATGATCGCTCACGGCACCGATAAGCAAAAGGCCGAATGGATTGATGATCTGGCCGCCGGAAGGAACGGTTTTGCCTTTGGAATCACCGAACCTGACCACGGCTCGGATGCTACCCATATGGAAACTTATGCGGTGCGTGACGGTGATGAGTGGATTATCAACGGTGCCAAGACTTGGAACACTGGTATTCATAAGGCCAAATGGGATCTAATTTTTGCTCGCACGAGCGGCCAAGCTGGCGATGGAACCGGTATTACTGCCTTTTTGGTACCCACCGATGCGCCGGGTTTTAAAATCGAAGAATTCCTCTGGACCTTTAATATGCCCACCGACCATGCCACCATTTCACTCACGAACGTTCGGGTGCCGCACGAAAATATCTTTGGTGGTGAAGGCAAAGGTTTGGGTGTGGTGCAAATGTTCTTCAACGAGAACCGCATTCGCCAAGCAGCATCCAGCCTCGGCGCGGCCCAATATTGCATCAACGAAGCCGTAGAATATGCCAAAGTTCGGGCACCGTTTGGCAAGCCGCTGGCAACCAACCAAGGCATTCAGTTTCCGCTGGTGGAATTACAGACACAAGCGGAAATGCTAAGAGCCCTGATCCATAAAACTGCTTGGCAAATGGACGAATACGGCCCGTTTTCGGTGTCCGACAAAGTTTCAATGTGTAACTACATTGCTAATCGCCTTTGCTGCGACGCGGCTGATCGCGCCATGCAGGTACATGGTGGTTTGGGCTATTCCAGGCACAAGCCATTCGAACATATCTACCGGCACCACCGGCGATATCGAATTACCGAAGGCGCCGAAGAGATTCAGATGCGCCGGGTAGCTGGATACATGTTTGGTTTCATGAAACAGCGAGCGCCTAAAGGCGTTTCTGAAGACAGCTAA
- a CDS encoding class I SAM-dependent methyltransferase, with amino-acid sequence MSNESPETPTDLWMQLHASWDAQQELYIRDRERRYEVLFEFVDQVAPAPTRILDLACGPGSLAKRCLDRYPKAQVVAVDIDPVLLQIGKSALGDMQGRLRWVQADLRENDWWAYLQPNSFDLAVSSTALHWLTATELKSLYGRAASLLKADGVLLNADYFEPNPAASRPAAAIEKVDEKRQAEARTNGALSWDDWWQKVREISELGPALAERDQIFPPDSTRSQLSPTFDEHRKALAEAGFSEVQMVWQDLNEGLLVALLDTSS; translated from the coding sequence GTGAGTAACGAATCTCCCGAGACACCCACTGATCTTTGGATGCAGTTGCACGCCTCATGGGACGCCCAACAAGAGCTTTACATTCGCGATCGTGAGCGTCGCTATGAGGTGCTGTTTGAATTTGTAGATCAGGTGGCGCCAGCGCCTACACGAATCCTCGACTTAGCCTGCGGACCGGGTTCGTTGGCGAAACGATGTTTAGACCGTTATCCGAAGGCGCAGGTCGTGGCGGTTGATATTGACCCAGTACTACTTCAAATTGGGAAGAGCGCCCTAGGTGATATGCAAGGACGCCTCAGGTGGGTTCAGGCTGATCTGCGTGAAAACGATTGGTGGGCGTATCTACAACCCAATTCCTTCGACCTGGCGGTGTCATCCACAGCTCTGCATTGGTTAACTGCCACCGAGCTAAAGTCCTTATATGGGCGAGCGGCCTCATTGCTAAAAGCCGATGGGGTTTTGCTCAATGCCGACTATTTTGAACCGAACCCAGCTGCGTCGCGACCGGCAGCGGCCATTGAAAAAGTGGATGAAAAGCGGCAAGCCGAGGCCCGAACCAATGGTGCTTTGAGTTGGGACGACTGGTGGCAAAAGGTGCGAGAGATTTCGGAATTGGGTCCTGCTTTGGCGGAACGTGATCAGATTTTTCCACCCGATTCGACCCGGAGCCAGCTAAGCCCCACCTTTGATGAACATCGTAAAGCTTTAGCGGAGGCCGGTTTCAGTGAGGTGCAAATGGTTTGGCAAGACTTAAATGAAGGCCTGCTCGTGGCGCTTTTGGATACATCCAGCTAG
- a CDS encoding CoA transferase, producing MQPQRSSILNGIRIVDLTSVVMGPFASQILGDMGADVVKIEDGRGDTNRFMGGGPHPQMSGIALNINRNKRSLSADLKHDGGRQVLYQLLEEADVFMTNLRPGPLERLGLSYGQLKDQFPRLIFCQAQGFRSGTAEENRPAYDDIIQAATGLPRLSEVTAGKTSFMPSIIADKVAGMAMVNGVLAALYERECSGLGQQVEIPMFDAVLAFTLVEHLSRAAIEGGTATYSRIMTSTRGPHATKDGFLAVMPYNDAHWRSLFEAVGKEELLEVPPFSDFATRLLRAEEVYGILASIIAERTTAEWLDLCAKEGIPANVVPTIDEIVSDEELHRGMITTAQHPLIGEYRVVGPSIRFSETPMTVRRHAPMVGEHTREVLTELGYNEVQIEAMLAAGAVAEPTEG from the coding sequence ATGCAGCCACAAAGGTCATCGATCCTAAATGGGATACGAATAGTCGATCTTACGTCGGTGGTTATGGGGCCCTTCGCCTCGCAGATCTTGGGGGATATGGGCGCTGACGTTGTGAAAATCGAAGATGGTCGCGGTGATACAAATAGGTTTATGGGTGGTGGCCCACACCCGCAGATGTCAGGTATCGCCTTGAACATCAATCGCAACAAGAGAAGCTTGTCAGCCGATTTGAAACACGATGGAGGTCGTCAGGTTCTTTATCAGTTATTGGAAGAGGCTGACGTGTTTATGACGAATCTGAGACCGGGCCCTCTTGAGCGTCTAGGACTGTCTTATGGCCAGCTTAAGGACCAGTTTCCCCGACTAATATTTTGTCAGGCTCAAGGCTTTCGCTCCGGCACAGCTGAGGAAAATCGGCCAGCGTACGACGACATTATTCAGGCCGCAACAGGTCTGCCCAGGTTGTCCGAAGTTACCGCTGGCAAGACTTCGTTTATGCCATCAATTATCGCTGACAAAGTTGCTGGTATGGCCATGGTAAATGGGGTACTGGCCGCATTGTATGAACGAGAATGCAGCGGTTTGGGCCAACAAGTTGAAATTCCAATGTTTGACGCTGTCTTGGCGTTCACTTTGGTAGAGCACCTTTCACGAGCAGCGATTGAGGGCGGCACAGCAACATATAGCCGAATAATGACTTCGACTCGTGGACCACATGCGACCAAGGACGGATTCTTGGCAGTGATGCCCTACAACGACGCTCATTGGAGGTCATTGTTTGAGGCGGTTGGTAAAGAGGAACTGCTCGAGGTGCCACCGTTTTCCGACTTTGCCACTCGGCTCCTGCGGGCAGAGGAGGTTTACGGGATTCTGGCAAGCATTATCGCAGAACGGACGACGGCCGAATGGTTGGATCTTTGTGCTAAAGAAGGCATCCCGGCGAATGTGGTGCCGACCATCGATGAGATTGTCTCTGACGAAGAGCTTCATCGGGGAATGATTACAACCGCGCAGCACCCACTAATTGGTGAATATCGAGTCGTTGGCCCGTCGATACGGTTTTCGGAGACGCCGATGACGGTACGCCGACACGCGCCTATGGTCGGTGAGCACACCCGTGAAGTTCTAACGGAATTGGGCTACAACGAGGTCCAAATCGAGGCTATGTTGGCGGCTGGAGCGGTGGCCGAACCCACCGAAGGCTAG